The genomic window AAGCCTTCAGCTGATGAATAGTCTCGAAACTCTTACCGTTGCCCAGGGCAACGAAGCCTACCGAATCGAGCCATGCCTCCGAGGCGCAAGCCGTCGCGCTGGACGCGACGCAAACGCCATTCCCGCGGCAAAATGGGCAGATATTCGCACAGCAGCAAAAGAACAGGAGAAAACAACGATCGTACTGGATTTGAGCAAGCAACGGGTAAGATAAAAAAATACATAGTTGCCTTCTCTAAGCCTTAGATAAATACACTGACCTATTGATTCTAATTATTGTACCGTAGCAaagctttttgttttttaggaaGAGTGTTTGAGGAAGAGTGCTCAGTCAGCCAATTCTCTACCGGCTGCTAGGTGCGGaaataatttgattttttattttttgatgacgttgaatcttttttttctagttctgTAGCGTTGAGTGAGACGGCCCAGACGGGGTcggacagcgacgacgacgaggaggaggacatGATGACGTGGCGGCGAGAAATGAAGCAGCAAGTGCAAGGAATCAGGTTAGATGATCCACCGTCTAAGGAGCCTAGGAAGCCTAGGAAGccagaggaaaagaaaccgaaacggGATCCGGTAGCTCTTAGTATAAGAAAGAAAGCTCGTATCAGTCATCGTCACCTGAACGGCTCAGCAACAAAGGAAGCAAAGGAAGAGACAGTAGAGTGTCCCACAAAGAAAaccagcgaagaagaagaagtccaCGAAACGACTCCCAAGGAAACAGAaccgaaaaaagaagacaaagatCAGAAGACGACTCAAACTCGtccgaacgtcgacgtcgacgcagcgaaggctcgacgaatggaagagcgaaaggcgagagaacgcgtCCGACTGAAACGTCTCGAATTCGCGCAGAAACTCCGCAACGAAAAACCTCCGACGTCGAAGATAATCctcttcgacgccgacgccgacacCGCGACGACGGACTCCTCATCGGAGCTAATCaccgaagaaagaaatcctCCCAAATCGGCTATCTTATTAACAATCTCACTCAACGCTGACGGATCATTGAAGCTCGCTCCATCGGCCGCGCCGGACGCGAGTTGCATAGAAAGTGGCTATCATCCCATAGTCGTACTCATCTCCTGGCTGCTATCCCTTACCCCAGAAAACGCCGATGATTCCTCCTCGCCTTTTCGCGTCATCGGATTCAAACAGGTCGCGTCGTGCGACGGGAATCTTTATTTGGTCGTCGTGGCGATACCGCGACGGAATgcgaaatcgatcgccgcctttctcgaatcgacgacgctcgccaAAGTTCTtccgtcgcgcgacgtcgtcgtcgtttctgacgtcatcgacgtttcgCGGAAGGAATTCGTCGTGAAACTCTCCACGTTCGTGTCGCTGAGCGACGATCCGAGCGTTGTTTGCGCGGCGACCGAAAGTCCGTGGGGATTCTACAGCGTCGCCATGGAAACGCATTTCAACGTAAATCCAACCGACGCTGCTACGAACCCGGAAACGACCGTGTCAACATTCGATTTAAAAATAGCCGCAATTCGTCGCCAAGCAACGGGAATCCTCATGCGAGGTTTCGACTGCGGATTCAGTTTGGCCGGCACGCGACTCGCACGCGAAAACGGTATTTCGAAATGGATCGTCGCGTGGCGCGGCGCAGCGGCCGTGTCCGCGTGGTTGACGGAAGTCGGACCGAAGGATCCGCGTCTGGCGCGACGCACCGATccgacgtcgttgcgcgcgctatacggcggcgacgattccaCGACGATCGCGTGTCCGCGCAACGCGGAAGCGAGTTTGCGCGCACTGGCGAATTATTTCGGCGAccaaacgccgtcgacgtcatcgatgaAACGTCGCAATCCGGGGGGAAAGGTGCGACAGCCGTTTCCGCGCGCTTTGAAAGAGTCGTCCCGGGAGTCGCCGCTTCCCGGTCTCGTGACGCGCGCCTCCAGTCGCACGCTTCTGCTTCTCGCACACGACGTCGTTAAGaacgtgggcgtggtcatcGCGACGTGCGCCAATCGcggtttcttcgtcgattcgattcgtcgactcgCGCCGAGTCGCAAGTCGCTGCAGGACGTCGGTCTCTTGGAGGAACAGCGTCGACACTTCAagacaacgtcgtcgtcgtcgtcgtcgattcttcTAAATCTCGTCAAAGAGAACGCCGCCTTCGAAGCGTACGCACTCGTGCgtcgtctcggcgtcgatcTGCGCATCGCTCATCCATTTCGCTCGATCCACGCAATGAATCCGACGGAAATTGTCGTTCGACacggcttcgtcgtcgacgacgacgacgtcgcgtcgatacCGGGCGTCGGCGCGACGCTCGATCTCGCGCTTCCCTATCGCTTCAATCGCACGCTACCGCAGCCGAGTTTCGTCGcgctcgtcggcgccgcGTCGCAAGCGCTCGCCGAGATTCTCGTCGCGATAGCCGAGCATCCGACGATCGAGTTTCTCGGCGTCAAAATCGTTCGACGTCTCGCCTCGTATCACGCCAAGGCTTTGACTCCGTACGAGGTCGGTTCGAAGCAGTGGCACGCGAGCGTTCGAGAGTTGACTGGGAAACGCGTCGCTTTGATTCTCGTTCGAGGAATTTgtgttgatgacgtcataaaatcgAGATCTGATTTGTTGGTGTCGTCGACCGTTCAGGAGGCGATTCGATTGG from Oscarella lobularis chromosome 1, ooOscLobu1.1, whole genome shotgun sequence includes these protein-coding regions:
- the LOC136194746 gene encoding dynein axonemal assembly factor 8-like gives rise to the protein MFGSGKRDQSLIKLIITLCSRILKMAESDEEEFAPTSLQLKISSIFDDLSKQIPVIELPDSDASEDDVDVPRPFLKSTRSVPLSQTEPILPESPAERVEPPKGPHLDLGPVKSIDLDAIVSEPATVDLDSDVATFDETQSLQLMNSLETLTVAQGNEAYRIEPCLRGASRRAGRDANAIPAAKWADIRTAAKEQEKTTIVLDLSKQREECLRKSAQSANSLPAASSVALSETAQTGSDSDDDEEEDMMTWRREMKQQVQGIRLDDPPSKEPRKPRKPEEKKPKRDPVALSIRKKARISHRHLNGSATKEAKEETVECPTKKTSEEEEVHETTPKETEPKKEDKDQKTTQTRPNVDVDAAKARRMEERKARERVRLKRLEFAQKLRNEKPPTSKIILFDADADTATTDSSSELITEERNPPKSAILLTISLNADGSLKLAPSAAPDASCIESGYHPIVVLISWLLSLTPENADDSSSPFRVIGFKQVASCDGNLYLVVVAIPRRNAKSIAAFLESTTLAKVLPSRDVVVVSDVIDVSRKEFVVKLSTFVSLSDDPSVVCAATESPWGFYSVAMETHFNVNPTDAATNPETTVSTFDLKIAAIRRQATGILMRGFDCGFSLAGTRLARENGISKWIVAWRGAAAVSAWLTEVGPKDPRLARRTDPTSLRALYGGDDSTTIACPRNAEASLRALANYFGDQTPSTSSMKRRNPGGKVRQPFPRALKESSRESPLPGLVTRASSRTLLLLAHDVVKNVGVVIATCANRGFFVDSIRRLAPSRKSLQDVGLLEEQRRHFKTTSSSSSSILLNLVKENAAFEAYALVRRLGVDLRIAHPFRSIHAMNPTEIVVRHGFVVDDDDVASIPGVGATLDLALPYRFNRTLPQPSFVALVGAASQALAEILVAIAEHPTIEFLGVKIVRRLASYHAKALTPYEVGSKQWHASVRELTGKRVALILVRGICVDDVIKSRSDLLVSSTVQEAIRLAHCFFNEKELFFDTEKEVLKPYLPPVVAKANPSPRGGRKKWGYRRNSKNLGGRAPGGVLRSLVDVPPQFASLLVMKPHVVPKQIGNVLVRLSQAGFTVTGLKLMNMNMRDAEVIARQDDANKEWSIREISNHMKELTSGDCLVAALVAENCVKSLLDCLGDAKPDRKSAKYTLRSTYGIDRTQNGFYGSVSYATAVKDIKRFFPSGIFAENNSLLESEGILYKFSSSNHHPEDSVSTEVPPSSLPYEKPQRPPSTLNPKIFRPPPSSSSDQTDVVNGPGYVSIATSTHNQTNSSTSTSVGLSTTGTSTSDLVASRRRFLSATRSGSLKQIACVLFLPPVVQAKPSSLPPFVELLKGFQALGFVPVALEMRWLTEEGVGELASILPEINVQIDVFCGGPSVVVALERDNAIVCFDFLVQGSAQLKQLYEKHSRSLVISQTPTRASKMLDHFF